The following proteins come from a genomic window of Verrucomicrobiales bacterium:
- a CDS encoding Mov34/MPN/PAD-1 family protein, which translates to MLLASIETNFVRIARATEPETQDKRTRLSFRPALGPQQRTIDREFSAGLHFIGEWHTHPEPCPVPSQVDVCSMNDCFRLSKHQLAGLVMIIIGTERSMKGLWISIHTDDAYHRLVTSGPITPITPESSEG; encoded by the coding sequence ATGCTGCTAGCCAGCATCGAAACCAATTTCGTCCGCATCGCCCGGGCCACGGAGCCAGAAACACAAGACAAGCGGACCCGGTTGTCATTCCGGCCCGCCCTTGGACCTCAGCAACGCACCATCGACAGAGAGTTCAGCGCTGGGCTTCATTTTATCGGCGAATGGCACACGCACCCCGAACCATGCCCGGTGCCCTCACAAGTCGATGTTTGTTCCATGAACGACTGTTTTCGGTTATCCAAACATCAGCTCGCTGGTTTGGTAATGATTATTATCGGGACAGAGCGGTCTATGAAAGGTCTATGGATCAGTATCCACACCGACGACGCTTACCATCGACTCGTCACATCCGGTCCCATTACCCCTATCACACCAGAATCCTCCGAGGGCTAG